In the Paralichthys olivaceus isolate ysfri-2021 chromosome 15, ASM2471397v2, whole genome shotgun sequence genome, one interval contains:
- the LOC109628703 gene encoding lysophosphatidic acid receptor 6-like, with product MTEEDAFTPYTFQTHQLKMQNSMNCNKSDDFKYPLYSSVFSLVFVIGLILNMVAVYIFGCTLKLRNETTTYMINLVVSDSLFVLSLPFRIVYFIKREWLFGSVLCKISVAVFYTNMYGSILFLTCISVDRFLAIVHPFRSQAIRTKRNAKLACCVVWVMILSGSIPTGFLLDTTSPKNANSSFCFENYSKKQWKAELSKVVVLIETVGFIIPLMVNVFCSVMVLRTLRKPQTISRGGNLNKTKILRMILVHLLFFCFCFIPYNINLIFYALVRSNILKGCYAEYVVRAINPIALCIAVTNCCFDPVIYYFTSETIQSSIRRKTTVWYNGTRLFDRLQMDSPQSSPISTPKSLTLRSLRSKTFVSESTV from the coding sequence ATGACTGAGGAGGACGCCTTCACTCCGTACACGTTCCAGACTCACCAGTTAAAGATGCAAAATAGCATGAACTGCAATAAGAGCGATGACTTTAAATACCCTCTGTACAGCTCGGTTTTCAGCCTGGTTTTTGTAATTGGACTAATTCTCAACATGGTGGCTGTATATATTTTTGGCTGTACATTGAAGCTGCGAAATGAGACCACGACATACATGATAAACCTTGTGGTTTCAGACTCTCTCTTTGTTCTCAGCTTGCCTTTTCGGATCGTTTACTTCATTAAACGTGAATGGTTATTTGGAAGTGTGCTCTGCAAGATCTCGGTGGCTGTATTTTACACCAACATGTATGGCagcatcctcttcctcacctgcATCAGTGTTGACCGCTTCCTGGCCATAGTGCACCCATTTCGGTCACAGGCTATCCGCACTAAGAGAAATGCCAAACTGGCCTGCTGTGTGGTGTGGGTGATGATTCTTTCTGGGAGTATACCCACAGGGTTTCTTTTGGACACCACTTCACCCAAAAATGCCAACTCCTCCTTCTGCTTTGAAAACTACTCCAAAAAACAGTGGAAGGCTGAGCTGTCCAAGGTGGTGGTGTTAATTGAGACTGTGGGCTTCATCATCCCGTTGATGGTCAATGTGTTCTGCTCGGTCATGGTGCTGCGGACACTAAGGAAACCGCAAACCATTAGCCGTGGGGGGAACCTCAACAAGACCAAAATCCTGAGGATGATCCTTGTGCAtctgctcttcttctgcttctgcttcatcCCCTACAATATCAATCTCATCTTCTACGCCCTGGTGCGCTCCAATATCCTGAAGGGATGCTATGCAGAATATGTGGTCAGAGCTATCAACCCTATAGCTCTGTGCATAGCAGTGACCAACTGCTGCTTTGACCCAGTCATTTACTACTTCACTTCTGAGACCATTCAGAGCTCCATCAGACGCAAGACCACAGTGTGGTACAACGGGACTCGGCTATTCGACCGACTGCAGATGGACAGCCCGCAAAGCAGCCCAATCTCCACACCAAAAAGCCTGACGCTGAGGAGTCTCAGGTCAAAAACGTTTGTCAGTGAGTCAACAGTCTAA
- the LOC109628704 gene encoding lysophosphatidic acid receptor 6 produces MDQWNMSDAPVKSFSPLSNCTMDTSYRFTFYQVSYSVIFLLGLATNSLALRRLCLSPFTINSTAIYMVSLSTADLFFVISLPLRIYYYYHKAQALSSITGDLSSWTPGAAYCHFTFTLKYISLYGGIFFLVCIAVDRYFAVVHPLAPSVRRLRVAQLVSGGIWCLVLGLSVSLSLLRSAAAHQNQPCLLDPTSQHHRTIILAVLCIVLGLFLLPTVLLLYSYCRVLSVLSHPRHRSRSQHHSRKHTLTVIYWVLAIFLLCFLPYHINLLVYTLAHLGLLSHCGLAKVTKAVHPVMLSLASSNCCLNPLIYYFSSSLVHRETPGGGGSGSL; encoded by the coding sequence ATGGACCAGTGGAATATGAGCGATGCTCCAGTCAAGTCATTCTCACCTTTGTCTAACTGCACCATGGACACCAGCTACCGCTTTACTTTCTACCAAGTGTCCTACAGTGTCATCTTCCTGCTGGGGTTGGCCACCAACAGCCTGGCTCTGCGCAGACTCTGTCTATCACCCTTCACCATCAACAGCACAGCCATCTACATGGTCAGCCTGTCAACTGCCGACTTGTTTTTTGTCATCTCCCTTCCTCTGAGAATCTACTACTATTACCATAAGGCTCAAGCCTTGTCCTCCATCACAGGAGACCTGTCCAGCTGGACTCCCGGGGCGGCATACTGCCATTTTACTTTTACCCTCAAATACATCAGCCTGTACGGGGGCATCTTCTTCCTGGTGTGCATTGCTGTGGACCGTTACTTTGCTGTGGTGCACCCTCTTGCACCATCAGTCCGCAGGCTGCGTGTTGCGCAGCTGGTAAGTGGGGGGATCTGGTGCCTAGTGCTGGGGCTAAGTGtgagtctgtctctgctgcgATCTGCAGCTGCTCACCAAAACCAGCCCTGTCTGTTGGACCCGACCTCTCAGCACCACCGCACCATCATACTGGCGGTCCTCTGCATAGTGCTGGGCTTATTTCTGCTTCCCACTGTGCTGCTTCTCTACAGTTACTGCAGAGTGCTGAGCGTGCTGAGCCACCCAAGACACCGCTCTCGTAGTCAGCACCACAGCcgcaaacacactctcacagtcATTTACTGGGTTCTGGCCATCTTTCTCTTGTGCTTCCTCCCTTATCACATCAACCTGCTGGTATACACACTCGCTCATTTAGGGCTGCTGTCCCATTGTGGCCTGGCCAAAGTGACCAAGGCTGTGCACCCTGTGATGCTGTCACTAGCCAGCTCAAACTGCTGCCTTAACCCACTCATCTACTATTTCTCCAGCAGCCTGGTGCACAGGGAGACGCCTGGTGGTGGAGGCAGTGGCAGTCTGTGA